Proteins encoded by one window of Paenibacillus urinalis:
- a CDS encoding ATPase, T2SS/T4P/T4SS family encodes MRGEAAMNALLICLVCICMILIILRIRARAKAYSGISLGAHHEPRTIENLTEYIKQSLHELSHSQLADAGLHEEEYKRKLNQRAEMRRALKDCISGSVSDKSFVKNIIKDLLLHSYGLNEKSINEAIPFDHTLNLTVQDQFEIVFYLYKQQYGTEALSSLIDTYDLAELRWDQEEAAGYYAITEEDIRHIFACEYRELHFTDKLNIVVQRIYQQYKGFSIVDEIRDQRIDGVSGGVSGMLGTDLSSFPRDGFSRNIPITTDIKDDIPSKSIESIWIFYKGKSIHLSFLSFGSERELRRVCQNIYKYNHPGQLSESKGYKVNEMKDGSRVVVVRPPFSESWAFFVRKFDLQNTALSKLIVGENAEPVIEFIEYLMKGSRITAVTGAQGSGKTTLLMAMIKHIYPYHTLRVQEMAFELHLRKLYSRRNILTFRETDHISGQEGLDLQKKTDGTVNILGEVASDEVAAWMIQMSQVASLFTVFTHHSKTFPDLIFSLRNSLLKAGMFSQESIAEEQVASVINFDIHLRKDADGRRYIERITECVLVPGHLRSGHPAFTYRNIVEYRAGRYIITSAISEANRADMLSHMNKEDAESFERWLLSHRGEAHVS; translated from the coding sequence ATGCGGGGAGAGGCTGCAATGAATGCTCTTCTCATCTGCCTGGTTTGCATCTGTATGATATTGATCATCTTACGAATCAGAGCGAGGGCCAAAGCCTATTCTGGAATATCCTTAGGAGCTCATCATGAACCCCGTACGATTGAGAATTTGACAGAGTATATTAAGCAGTCGCTGCACGAACTCAGTCATAGCCAGCTTGCAGATGCAGGATTACATGAAGAGGAATACAAACGAAAATTAAATCAACGGGCTGAAATGAGACGCGCACTTAAGGATTGTATCTCGGGAAGTGTCAGTGATAAGTCATTTGTTAAAAATATAATCAAGGATCTATTACTTCACAGCTATGGGCTAAACGAGAAGAGCATTAACGAAGCAATTCCGTTTGACCACACCCTAAACTTAACGGTTCAGGATCAGTTTGAAATCGTCTTTTATTTGTATAAACAGCAATATGGAACCGAGGCGCTTTCTAGCCTGATTGATACCTATGATTTAGCTGAACTGAGATGGGATCAAGAGGAGGCTGCAGGCTATTACGCGATAACAGAGGAGGATATAAGACACATCTTCGCTTGTGAGTATAGAGAGCTCCATTTTACCGATAAGCTGAACATTGTCGTTCAACGGATTTATCAGCAGTACAAGGGATTTTCTATCGTTGACGAAATTCGTGACCAGCGAATTGATGGAGTCAGTGGGGGTGTGAGCGGGATGCTGGGTACAGATTTGTCTTCGTTTCCCCGTGATGGATTTAGCAGAAATATTCCTATAACAACGGATATAAAAGATGATATTCCTTCGAAATCCATAGAGAGTATCTGGATATTTTACAAAGGCAAGTCCATTCATTTGTCCTTTTTGTCTTTTGGATCAGAGCGGGAGCTGAGAAGAGTCTGCCAAAATATTTATAAATATAATCATCCCGGACAGTTGTCAGAATCAAAAGGCTACAAAGTAAACGAGATGAAGGACGGCTCAAGGGTGGTCGTGGTCCGACCTCCGTTCTCTGAGTCCTGGGCATTCTTTGTTCGTAAGTTTGATCTTCAGAATACAGCTTTATCTAAATTAATTGTTGGTGAGAATGCAGAGCCGGTCATTGAATTCATTGAGTATCTCATGAAAGGCAGCCGTATAACCGCCGTTACGGGAGCACAGGGTTCAGGTAAAACAACACTACTAATGGCGATGATTAAGCATATCTACCCTTATCATACGCTTCGTGTACAGGAAATGGCCTTTGAATTGCATTTAAGGAAGCTATACAGCAGGCGTAACATATTAACATTCCGGGAAACAGATCATATCTCAGGACAAGAAGGTCTTGATCTACAGAAGAAGACCGATGGAACGGTCAATATTCTCGGTGAAGTGGCAAGCGATGAGGTAGCCGCATGGATGATACAAATGTCGCAGGTTGCCAGCCTGTTTACGGTCTTTACGCATCATTCCAAAACATTTCCGGATCTTATCTTCTCCTTAAGAAATTCGCTCTTAAAGGCCGGAATGTTCAGCCAGGAATCCATAGCCGAGGAGCAGGTAGCAAGTGTTATCAATTTTGATATTCATCTAAGAAAGGACGCAGACGGCAGAAGATATATCGAACGGATCACAGAATGTGTGCTGGTTCCCGGCCATTTGCGATCAGGGCATCCCGCTTTTACATACAGGAATATTGTTGAGTATAGAGCAGGGAGATACATCATAACATCCGCTATATCTGAGGCCAACAGAGCAGATATGCTATCACACATGAACAAGGAAGATGCCGAATCGTTTGAACGCTGGCTTTTGTCACACCGAGGTGAAGCTCATGTCTCTTAA
- a CDS encoding SAF domain-containing protein, with protein sequence MSKLRKQSKKKIYAGLIGAGAASILFSGLLLYDWKLDKDSADSLELKHEQELLEIKKQLVAEQKDSKTGYVMVHDIQAGASIKDSDVRAVKVPQGQAPVNLISELDDIAGSVAKIELKAGTSLTAAMLYDEEPTPDDLRNREISVIARPSQLDAGDRIDVRIQFPTGQDYIVLSKKKVHDLDGATMWMTLTEAEILTLSSAMVDAYLHKASLYSLTYVEPELQERAIPTYPANKEVLTLIESNPNIVDLAEQALAAQLRSSLERALNESSSSNYMVSESIEDGLARTNDNRTSHWNNTLNEQVDNGNSLLDASNDEETLWKDTNMDTAQEGGTE encoded by the coding sequence GTGTCTAAACTTCGTAAACAGAGCAAGAAAAAGATTTATGCCGGACTCATCGGAGCGGGAGCAGCAAGTATTTTGTTTAGTGGATTATTGCTGTACGACTGGAAATTGGACAAGGACTCCGCAGATTCACTGGAATTGAAGCATGAACAAGAGCTTCTGGAGATTAAAAAACAGCTTGTAGCCGAACAGAAGGATAGCAAGACAGGTTATGTGATGGTACATGATATTCAGGCAGGAGCATCAATCAAAGATTCAGATGTAAGAGCAGTGAAGGTACCGCAAGGACAAGCACCTGTCAACTTAATAAGTGAGCTGGATGATATTGCGGGAAGTGTGGCGAAGATTGAGCTCAAGGCCGGTACCTCGCTTACTGCCGCAATGCTATATGACGAGGAGCCGACACCGGATGACTTAAGGAATCGAGAAATTTCGGTTATTGCCCGTCCCTCACAATTGGATGCAGGTGATCGGATTGATGTCCGGATTCAGTTCCCTACAGGACAGGATTACATTGTACTATCGAAGAAGAAGGTTCACGATCTGGATGGGGCCACGATGTGGATGACTTTAACAGAAGCAGAGATACTCACTTTATCGAGTGCCATGGTAGATGCCTATCTTCACAAAGCCTCATTATATTCTCTTACATATGTAGAACCTGAACTTCAAGAACGTGCAATACCAACCTATCCAGCCAATAAGGAAGTGCTGACGCTGATCGAATCCAATCCTAATATCGTAGATCTGGCCGAGCAGGCACTTGCTGCGCAGCTGCGCAGTTCCTTGGAAAGGGCATTAAATGAATCCTCCTCATCCAATTACATGGTGTCTGAATCCATTGAGGATGGACTTGCTCGCACGAATGATAACAGAACCTCGCACTGGAACAACACCTTGAACGAGCAAGTAGACAATGGCAATAGTCTATTAGATGCATCAAATGATGAAGAGACCTTATGGAAGGATACGAATATGGATACAGCACAGGAAGGGGGAACCGAGTGA
- a CDS encoding serine/threonine protein kinase, translating into MKQPSRLERGSVLGGRYRVIRKIGTGGMSHVYLAEDLKLPGKKWAVKENVSLPEFHGSIVSEAETLITLHHSRLPHIVDFFAPDEDGYSYLVMDFIDGITLQEYLQHKQFQIPVNTMIRIIHQIMEVLDYLHGLTPPMIYRDLKPGNIMIAQHDEIRLIDFGIARKYKLSGNEDTVKLGTIGFAAPEQFGSGQTDARSDLYSLGALFLYMSTRGAHSEWIAGVEQLLRNESVRKYIPVMRRLLRYEPQARYQSINELREEMYRLSEHYEHGNVIRTSDGMMQGTRIVALTGTAAGAGVTHTAIAISHYLARLGNKVAIIEMSKRSVAFSRIKAIAYRDAEHIQAKSFDIEGVHYVQRSSKYEMVELLGGSYQYVVLDLGSERDYSQMEEFFRSDLPIVVNAAAEWKQDDMASFMQSYPNQPKLKWTYLLPLASKETVNRMRKRMDSTRVYSVPPHFDPFDRTEQMDEVLHELLHTIKPIGKRRRFLFKKA; encoded by the coding sequence ATGAAGCAGCCTTCCCGTTTGGAACGAGGCTCAGTCCTCGGAGGGAGATATCGTGTGATTCGAAAAATTGGAACTGGAGGTATGAGCCATGTTTATCTGGCTGAGGATCTCAAGCTGCCCGGCAAGAAATGGGCTGTCAAGGAAAATGTGAGCCTCCCGGAGTTCCATGGGAGTATCGTGTCAGAAGCGGAGACCTTAATTACATTGCACCATTCCAGACTCCCGCATATTGTAGATTTTTTTGCGCCGGATGAGGACGGATACAGTTATTTGGTCATGGACTTTATTGATGGAATAACACTCCAGGAGTATCTGCAGCATAAACAATTTCAGATCCCAGTCAATACGATGATTAGAATTATTCATCAAATTATGGAGGTGTTGGATTATTTACATGGGCTTACACCGCCGATGATCTATCGTGATTTGAAGCCCGGCAATATTATGATCGCCCAGCATGACGAGATTCGATTGATTGATTTTGGAATCGCCAGAAAGTACAAGCTCTCTGGTAATGAAGACACGGTGAAGCTTGGTACGATCGGCTTCGCAGCTCCTGAACAGTTTGGTTCAGGGCAGACGGATGCAAGGAGCGATTTATACAGTCTGGGGGCATTGTTTCTGTACATGTCAACTAGAGGAGCACATAGTGAATGGATCGCTGGCGTGGAGCAGCTGCTTAGGAATGAAAGCGTTCGAAAATATATACCTGTTATGAGACGGCTGTTAAGGTATGAACCACAGGCCAGATACCAATCGATCAATGAGCTTAGAGAGGAAATGTATAGATTATCTGAACACTATGAGCATGGGAATGTGATTAGAACGTCTGATGGCATGATGCAGGGAACTCGAATTGTTGCACTCACCGGTACAGCCGCTGGAGCAGGTGTAACCCATACCGCAATTGCGATCAGCCATTATTTAGCCAGACTGGGTAACAAGGTGGCCATAATTGAGATGTCGAAGCGGTCTGTTGCTTTTTCCAGGATTAAGGCAATTGCTTACCGCGATGCTGAGCATATTCAGGCCAAGAGCTTTGATATTGAAGGAGTTCATTATGTCCAGAGAAGCAGCAAGTATGAGATGGTTGAGCTTCTGGGAGGCAGCTATCAATATGTCGTCCTGGATCTGGGGAGCGAGAGAGACTACAGTCAGATGGAAGAGTTTTTCAGAAGTGATCTTCCTATAGTCGTAAATGCTGCTGCCGAATGGAAGCAGGATGACATGGCCTCGTTTATGCAATCGTATCCTAATCAGCCCAAATTAAAATGGACTTATCTGCTGCCGCTTGCCTCCAAGGAGACGGTGAACAGAATGAGGAAAAGGATGGATTCAACCAGAGTTTACAGTGTTCCGCCACATTTTGATCCTTTTGACCGTACAGAGCAAATGGATGAGGTGTTGCATGAGCTGTTACACACGATTAAACCGATTGGCAAGAGAAGAAGGTTCTTATTCAAAAAAGCATAA
- a CDS encoding SAM-dependent methyltransferase gives MLTNQEQYAEAHSARFICTANHGFAPYAQEELRRVFGSVKSSVIVQSEVFLATLPREQSAVNDLLTREPLIFLRHVFPVQFEENVEDQEASFARLYRYLMAHPALQEGTFALQVRKTEESAWTETSGTLKQYILAGIDELHAEHTVQDADKVVSVYLTGERLYAGVSAPADNLSDWNGGAVRFQKEEGQISRAKFKLLEAEKTLGIPFSSFHRALDIGAAPGGWTSFLLERGLQVTAVDPAKMNPSLLDHPNLKYLSKNAGDVKFRDNEFDLLVCDMSWSPKLMAKLVTGLLDSLQSGGTAVVTVKLMHKKPMALIREVIEVFEDARMQVQRAKQLFHNRDEITLYMIKY, from the coding sequence ATTTTGACTAATCAAGAACAATACGCAGAAGCACATTCTGCAAGATTCATTTGTACCGCAAATCATGGGTTTGCTCCGTATGCTCAAGAGGAGCTTCGAAGAGTATTTGGGAGTGTGAAAAGCTCAGTTATAGTACAGAGCGAAGTCTTCCTGGCGACCCTGCCGAGAGAGCAGTCAGCAGTGAACGACCTGCTCACGAGGGAACCGCTCATATTCTTGAGACATGTGTTCCCAGTTCAGTTTGAAGAAAATGTAGAGGATCAAGAGGCTTCATTTGCCCGTCTATATCGCTATTTAATGGCACATCCTGCCCTTCAAGAGGGGACGTTTGCCTTGCAGGTGCGTAAGACCGAAGAAAGCGCATGGACGGAAACCTCGGGTACATTAAAGCAGTATATACTTGCCGGCATTGATGAATTGCATGCAGAACATACGGTTCAGGATGCCGACAAGGTTGTCTCTGTTTATCTGACCGGAGAACGCTTGTATGCCGGCGTCTCTGCTCCTGCGGATAATCTGTCCGATTGGAACGGAGGCGCAGTTCGTTTTCAGAAGGAAGAGGGACAAATCTCAAGAGCAAAGTTCAAGCTGCTAGAGGCGGAAAAAACGCTGGGTATCCCTTTCTCGTCCTTTCATCGTGCACTCGATATCGGCGCAGCTCCGGGGGGCTGGACTTCATTCCTTCTGGAAAGAGGCCTTCAAGTCACCGCGGTAGATCCCGCGAAAATGAACCCTTCCCTGCTGGATCATCCGAATCTGAAGTACCTCTCCAAGAATGCGGGCGATGTCAAATTCAGAGATAACGAGTTTGATCTTCTCGTATGTGATATGAGCTGGAGTCCGAAACTTATGGCCAAACTGGTGACAGGCTTACTGGATAGTCTTCAATCAGGAGGAACGGCGGTCGTGACGGTTAAACTTATGCATAAGAAGCCGATGGCCCTAATTCGTGAAGTTATTGAAGTATTCGAGGATGCTCGAATGCAGGTGCAGAGAGCCAAGCAGCTATTCCATAACCGTGATGAAATCACGCTATATATGATTAAGTACTAA
- a CDS encoding ABC transporter ATP-binding protein codes for MIEMEHVSLRRGDKQILNDVNLEMKAGENWVILGRNGSGKTTILEMTMGYMFPSEGKVKVLDYLYGECDVREVRKEIGYISQTLIEKLALKDPVWEVVATGAFAFLRFYQHIPDEVQEQARARLAEIGFAHLAEQPFGTLSQGERKKVLLARSLMAQPKLLIMDEPCSGLDLFEREKMLSAVDEIGNKDISIVYVTHHIEEIMPLFTHIALIKDGMVAAAGPKKEVLTKETIMHTYGIAVELDWFEDRPWIRVCSGG; via the coding sequence ATGATCGAAATGGAGCACGTCAGTCTTCGCCGGGGAGACAAGCAAATATTAAATGATGTTAATCTTGAAATGAAGGCAGGAGAAAACTGGGTCATTCTTGGTAGAAACGGCAGCGGCAAAACGACCATACTTGAGATGACCATGGGTTATATGTTTCCCTCTGAGGGCAAGGTAAAAGTACTGGATTACTTGTATGGCGAATGCGACGTGCGCGAAGTTCGTAAGGAGATTGGCTACATCAGTCAAACACTGATTGAAAAGCTCGCACTGAAGGATCCGGTATGGGAGGTTGTGGCCACGGGTGCTTTTGCATTTCTACGCTTCTATCAGCATATTCCTGACGAGGTGCAGGAGCAGGCCCGTGCCCGGCTGGCCGAGATTGGATTTGCTCATTTAGCGGAGCAGCCATTTGGGACATTGTCTCAAGGAGAAAGAAAAAAGGTGCTCCTCGCCCGCTCACTCATGGCACAGCCCAAATTGTTAATTATGGACGAGCCGTGCTCAGGTCTTGATTTATTCGAGAGAGAAAAAATGCTGTCAGCGGTGGATGAGATCGGAAACAAAGATATTTCGATCGTCTATGTGACTCATCATATTGAAGAGATTATGCCCTTATTTACTCATATTGCACTTATCAAGGATGGCATGGTTGCAGCTGCAGGACCTAAGAAGGAAGTATTGACAAAAGAAACAATAATGCATACCTATGGTATTGCTGTAGAGCTGGATTGGTTCGAGGACAGACCATGGATACGGGTATGCAGTGGAGGTTAA
- a CDS encoding thioredoxin family protein, with translation MIEATEQGILKMAWEGQAFALFVYTPLCGTCHAARRMLEVCEHLLPSGVLYEANITQIQSLVQQYQIRSVPAVLLFSGAKELPTSIYRMESVEHLLSQIRRVII, from the coding sequence ATGATTGAAGCTACTGAACAAGGAATTTTGAAGATGGCTTGGGAGGGACAGGCTTTTGCCTTGTTTGTCTACACTCCGTTATGCGGTACATGTCATGCAGCTCGGCGTATGCTGGAGGTATGTGAGCACTTATTGCCTTCAGGCGTTTTATATGAAGCGAATATCACCCAGATTCAAAGTCTCGTACAGCAATACCAGATCAGGAGCGTCCCTGCCGTATTGCTGTTTAGCGGTGCAAAAGAACTCCCTACATCGATATATCGAATGGAATCCGTAGAGCATCTGCTCTCTCAAATCAGGAGGGTAATCATATGA
- a CDS encoding cyclic-phosphate processing receiver domain-containing protein, which yields MNIFLDDYRACPPGFTLARDAEECKLLLNEYGVNILSLDYDLGYDKPTGLEIASFIVERNVYPEKIYLHTSSDYGRRAMYELLYSNKPEDVEVHNGPIPYELLASISGTVRQD from the coding sequence ATGAACATTTTTTTGGATGATTACCGGGCTTGCCCTCCAGGATTCACACTTGCTCGAGATGCAGAAGAATGTAAGCTGCTGCTCAATGAATATGGAGTAAACATTTTGTCATTAGACTATGATCTGGGTTATGACAAGCCGACAGGGCTTGAGATCGCTTCTTTTATTGTGGAACGCAACGTGTATCCCGAGAAAATATATCTGCATACCTCGAGTGACTATGGAAGAAGAGCCATGTATGAATTGCTGTATTCAAACAAGCCTGAAGATGTAGAAGTGCATAACGGTCCCATTCCTTATGAATTGCTAGCGAGCATTTCAGGTACTGTGAGGCAGGATTAG